In bacterium, a genomic segment contains:
- a CDS encoding zinc-binding dehydrogenase: protein MYKLIAEAPDKVVVADVPMPEMGPGDVLIRGVRSLISPGSELNRVRRLPGDEDSKWPNHDLGYAMAGVIEAVGADAAGWEVGDRVVTMRHHQQYVVSPAAGDHTRSPLRIPPHMSWDDAPFICWGRSCYNWTMKANIGVGERVAVVGLGLVGLLMTMWAHLRGPGQILALDLDPSRLDLAARIGADAGVRVGEGDPVEAIRELTGGHMADCVLHCAAGPHVEAFELSQRLCRTGGRVVLIGIHSAPLTILRHEFLHKDLLGGGAGYDYDPGLFDVGARLLAAGKLPVGEIVTHNVPYTMAPDIYDMLNFRSHEAGAVLLRWDE, encoded by the coding sequence ATGTACAAGCTCATCGCCGAAGCGCCGGACAAGGTTGTCGTCGCCGACGTACCCATGCCCGAGATGGGCCCCGGAGATGTGCTCATCCGGGGCGTCCGGTCCCTGATCAGCCCGGGCTCGGAGCTGAACCGCGTCCGGCGGCTCCCCGGCGATGAGGACAGCAAGTGGCCCAACCACGACCTGGGGTATGCCATGGCCGGCGTCATCGAGGCCGTCGGGGCCGACGCGGCCGGCTGGGAGGTGGGCGACCGGGTCGTGACCATGCGCCACCACCAGCAGTATGTCGTCTCCCCGGCCGCGGGCGACCACACCCGCTCCCCCCTCCGCATCCCTCCTCATATGAGCTGGGACGATGCCCCCTTCATCTGTTGGGGCCGCAGTTGCTACAACTGGACCATGAAGGCCAACATCGGCGTCGGCGAGCGCGTCGCGGTGGTCGGGCTGGGTCTGGTGGGGCTCCTGATGACCATGTGGGCGCATCTGCGGGGGCCGGGGCAGATCCTCGCCCTCGACCTGGACCCCTCCCGGCTGGACCTGGCGGCCCGGATCGGAGCTGACGCGGGCGTACGCGTCGGCGAAGGGGACCCGGTGGAGGCCATCAGGGAGCTGACAGGCGGCCACATGGCTGATTGTGTGCTCCACTGTGCCGCCGGACCGCATGTGGAGGCCTTCGAGCTGAGCCAGCGCCTCTGCCGCACGGGCGGCCGCGTCGTGCTCATCGGCATCCATTCGGCCCCGCTCACCATCCTGCGCCACGAATTCCTGCACAAGGACCTGCTCGGCGGCGGCGCGGGCTACGACTACGACCCGGGCCTGTTCGACGTAGGGGCACGCCTCCTGGCGGCCGGCAAGCTGCCGGTGGGGGAGATCGTGACCCACAACGTGCCCTACACAATGGCCCCGGACATCTACGACATGCTCAACTTCCGCTCGCACGAGGCGGGAGCGGTGCTGCTGCGCTGGGACGAATGA